One window of Branchiostoma lanceolatum isolate klBraLanc5 chromosome 6, klBraLanc5.hap2, whole genome shotgun sequence genomic DNA carries:
- the LOC136437435 gene encoding vacuolar protein sorting-associated protein 18 homolog, with amino-acid sequence MANLMDQYESHQYRGSGRTQRQSKDTIPEPISTGFISARLEDEVPIFNKQKIQFKPRNPITHLKVSNNMLVLAMSSNLLLRIDLENKENTDEVEISHSLDNRPTRLHLDPLGRHLLISMSNQETLYLSRNSKKPKPLVKLKGYVIESVGWNNYNTSDMSTGPILFGTSRGLIFEGEIVSEDESKFFAGAADKYFKQVFSLGKENPSPVNSLHFDRMPHNSQSEQKYFIMATTPGRLYQFIGTIPVTSDPPIFQPVFANYEDSPARFLELPGNFGYSNLQYYHPKGIKSAPEQFAWMTGPGVYFGNFDLSPQQTQDVTSESKLIAYPSDNNTSQNPLSIVLTEFHILLVFPDCVKAICHLNEQLIFEDFHRTGTFGKLLGMSKDPIKGSIWSFSDQAVFKYKVVRESRDVWLMYLDRGEYDLALAYCKDNPANRDKVLTKHAEHFFREKQYDKSAMLYAQTQNSFEEVALKFIQTDQQKALQTFLWKKLNGLKPADKTQTTMLVTWLIELYLNRLGALKEQGLQNDGKYYTLRDEFRKFLAHQRVKDCLSFNKNTAYDLIASHGNIEDLVFFAMLMHDYERVISHHIQHDDYKAALDVLTNKQGDTELYYKFSPVLMQYIPKQTVDSWIAKGRKLDPQRLIPALVNYDHTHDSKASSEAIRYLEFCVHDLSVQDTAIHNYLLSLYAKLQPEQLIKYLRIQGQNPDSVPYDLKYALRLCAKHSHKEACVHIYRTMGLYEEAVELALQVDVNLAKVNADLPEDDEELRKKLWLRIARHVVEEEKDIKKAMEFLHECDLLKIEDVLPFFPDFVTIDHFKDAICMSLQEYNQHIEALKEEMQDATESAKSIRSDIQEMRNKYSVVKAQGKCSSCRYPLLTRGFYLFPCQHVFHSDCLVTEVTPNMTSARRNKVDNLLRDINSAPATPQAAAATDASAATTAMSKGEQQKSELDDMIASECPYCGEMMIMSIDKPFIEPKEFDEVIQSWQ; translated from the exons GTCAGCAACAACATGCTAGTGCTGGCCATGTCCAGTAACCTTCTCCTGCGGATCGACCTTGAGAACAAGGAGAACACGGACGAGGTCGAGATCAGCCACTCGCTGGACAACCGACCAACCAGGCTGCACCTGGACCCACTCGGACGCCACCTCCTCATCTCCATGTCCAATCAGGAGACTCTGTATCTCTCGCGGAACTCCAAGAAGCCGAAACCTCTCGTCAAGCTGAAGGGTTACGTGATCGAGAGCGTCGGATGGAACAACTACAACACCAGCGATATGTCGACGGGTCCGATACTGTTCGGTACTTCCCGCGGGCTGATATTCGAAGGAGAGATTGTGTCGGAGGACGAGAGCAAGTTCTTCGCGGGAGCAGCGGATAAATACTTCAAGCAGGTTTTCAGCTTGGGGAAGGAGAATCCTTCACCCGTTAACAGTCTTCACTTCGACCGCATGCCGCACAACTCGCAGTCGGAACAGAAGTATTTCATCATGGCGACCACTCCCGGGCGCCTCTACCAGTTCATCGGAACCATTCCCGTCACCAGCGATCCGCCGATTTTCCAGCCCGTCTTTGCGAATTACGAGGACAGTCCCGCGAGGTTCTTAGAGCTGCCGGGTAACTTTGGGTACAGCAATCTCCAGTATTATCACCCCAAGGGGATCAAGTCCGCACCCGAGCAGTTCGCGTGGATGACCGGCCCGGGAGTTTACTTCGGCAACTTCGATCTCAGCCCTCAACAGACCCAGGACGTCACCTCGGAGAGCAAGCTCATCGCGTATCCCTCGGACAACAACACATCCCAGAATCCCCTCTCCATCGTTCTGACGGAGTTCCACATCTTGCTCGTGTTCCCCGACTGCGTCAAAGCGATCTGTCATCTCAATGAACAGCTCATCTTCGAAGACTTCCACCGGACGGGAACGTTCGGGAAACTCCTCGGGATGAGCAAGGATCCGATCAAGGGATCCATCTGGTCGTTCTCGGACCAGGCCGTGTTCAAGTACAAGGTCGTACGCGAATCGCGCGACGTCTGGCTGATGTACTTAGACAGGGGAGAGTACGATCTAGCGTTGGCGTACTGTAAGGACAATCCAGCCAATAGGGACAAAGTGCTGACCAAACACGCGGAACACTTCTTCCGAGAGAAGCAGTATGACAAGAGCGCCATGTTGTATGCACAGACACAGAACTCTTTTGAAGAGGTCGCTTTGAAGTTCATTCAG ACGGACCAACAGAAAGCCTTGCAGACGTTCCTATGGAAGAAGTTGAATGGGTTGAAGCCAGCGGATAAGACCCAGACCACCATGTTAGTGACATGGCTGATCGAGCTGTACCTAAACAGACTCGGCGCACTGAAGGAACAGGGTCTACAGAACGACGGCAAATACTACACTCTGAGGGATGAGTTCAGGAAGTTTCTAGCTCACCAAAG AGTGAAGGACTGCCTGAGCTTCAACAAGAACACGGCGTACGACCTCATCGCCAGCCACGGGAACATCGAGGACCTGGTGTTCTTCGCCATGCTGATGCACGACTACGAGCGTGTCATCAGTCACCACATCCAGCACGACGACTACAAGGCCGCGCTGGACGTACTCACCAACAAACAGGGCGACACGGAACTGTATTACAA GTTCTCTCCAGTGCTGATGCAGTACATCCCCAAACAGACCGTGGACTCCTGGATCGCCAAGGGGAGGAAGTTGGACCCACAGCGCCTCATCCCCGCTCTCGTCAATTACGACCACACCCACGACTCCAA GGCGAGTAGTGAAGCGATCCGGTACCTGGAGTTCTGCGTACACGACCTCAGCGTCCAGGACACAGCCATCCACAACTACCTTCTGTCTCTGTACGCCAAACTACAGCCGGAACAACTCATCAAATATCTCAGGATACAG GGTCAGAACCCAGACAGCGTGCCCTATGACCTGAAGTACGCCCTCCGCCTGTGTGCCAAGCATAGCCACAAGGAGGCGTGTGTGCACATCTACCGTACCATGGGTCTGTACGAGGAGGCGGTCGAGCTCGCGCTACAG GTGGATGTGAACCTAGCCAAGGTGAACGCTGATCTGCCGGAGGACGATGAAGAGTTGAGGAAGAAGCTGTGGCTGCGCATCGCTCGTCACGTggtggaggaggagaaggacatcaag AAAGCCATGGAGTTCCTACACGAGTGTGATCTGTTGAAGATTGAGGATGTCCTGCCGTTCTTCCCTGACTTTGTCACCATCGACCACTTCAAGGACGCCATCTGTATGTCCCTACAGGAGTACAACCAGCACATAGAGGCACTCAAG GAAGAGATGCAGGACGCCACGGAGAGCGCCAAGTCCATCCGCTCGGACATCCAGGAGATGCGGAACAAGTACAGCGTGGTGAAGGCCCAGGGGAAGTGCTCGTCGTGCCGCTACCCCCTCCTGACACGCGGCTTCTACCTGTTCCCGTGCCAACACGTGTTCCACTCCGACTGCCTGGTCACCGAGGTCACGCCCAACATGACCTCCGCCAGGAGGAACAAGGTCGACAACCTGCTGAGAGACATCAACTCAG CACCTGCCACTCCGCAGGCCGCAGCTGCCACAGACGCGTCCGCCGCCACGACGGCGATGTCAAAGGGCGAGCAGCAGAAAAGCGAGCTGGACGACATGATCGCCTCCGAGTGCCCGTACTGCGGCGAGATGATGATCATGTCAATCGACAAACCCTTCATCGAGCCTAAAGAGTTTGATGAAGTCATACAGAGCTGGCAGTAG
- the LOC136437444 gene encoding leucine-rich repeat protein SHOC-2-like has protein sequence MGNKDSRPVSVPVHRQRAAKPSPVRQGTPRNNSPGKARTPPPKPPRAPRPENPHHSRSLPLPKRRGRHHGKNQKNGHVPNGSGRIGQAGHLSRSMSNFEISGAMSLPRTVSDTALLGTPPSADMGTILRTEMTMSFLSRGKRELELGGRAMRILPDALLSLWDLQVLDISKNKLRQLPNKFRRLRSLESLKMSTNEFKTFPDQVTDLVNLINLDMGYNELRTVPKGISRLVRLMNLILNNNNFAELPEEVLYLITLENLNLSYNVLDEIPAKIYRLRRLRSLELNNNNLTRFPLGVLELFNLEVLNLSFNKIGVVPQDISRLNNLSKLGLANAGLTQLPNDICLLTLMVELDLSDNRLSELPAQFSRLKLLRKLELQWNVVEDFPEQLLQLRGMEVLSLHNNRLKFLPPGIVGLQRLKKLWISSNRLTTVPSGVCELPELASLHLYDNQLISFPPGFENVSSLPDLQIYPQRSIIFG, from the exons ATGGGAAACAAGGATTCAAGACCCGTGTCCGTACCCGTACACCGGCAGAGAGCTGCTAAACCGTCGCCTGTGCGCCAGGGCACGCCGAGAAACAACAGCCCGGGGAAGGCGAGGACACCGCCGCCGAAACCGCCCAGGGCACCCCGCCCTGAGAATCCCCACCACAGCCgttctctccctctccccaAAAGAAGGGGACGACACCACGGTAAAAACCAGAAAAACGGCCACGTTCCCAACGGATCCGGACGCATAGGACAAGCAGGACATCTTAGCCGCTCCATGTCAAACTTTGAG ATAAGCGGGGCCATGTCGCTACCGAGGACTGTGAGTGACACAGCCTTGCTCGGCACGCCACCCTCCGCCGACATGGGGACCATCCTCCGTACAGAGATGACCATGTCGTTCCTCAGCAGAGGGAAGAGAGAGCTCGAGCTCGGCGGGAGGGCGATGAGGATCCTTCCGGACGCTCTACTCTCTCTCTGGGACCTCCAAGTCCTCGACATCAGCAAGAACAAGCTACGACAACTTCCCAACAAGTTCCGCCGACTACGAAGCTTGGAGAGCTTGAAAATGAGCACCAACGAATTCAAGACTTTTCCCGATCAGGTTACCGATCTAGTTAACCTAATTAACCTTGACATGGGCTACAACGAGCTTAGAACTGTCCCCAAGGGAATTTCCAGATTAGTTCGGCTTATGAACTTGAtcctgaacaacaacaacttcgCGGAGCTTCCGGAAGAGGTGTTGTATCTGATTACGTTGGAGAATTTGAACTTGAGCTACAACGTGCTTGATGAGATACCGGCGAAGATCTACAGGCTTAGAAGGCTTCGGAGTTTGGAgctgaacaacaacaacttgacGCGCTTTCCCCTGGGAGTCCTGGAGCTGTTTAATCTAGAG GTGTTGAACTTGAGTTTCAACAAGATAGGCGTGGTGCCACAGGACATCTCTCGCTTGAACAACCTCAGCAAGTTGGGGCTAGCCAACGCCGGGCTGACCCAGCTACCAAACGACATCTGCCTGTTGACCCTCATGGTCGAGCTCGACCTCTCAGACAACCGCCTGTCGGAGCTTCCCGCGCAATTTTCCCGCCTAAAACTTCTGAGGAAACTCGAACTACAGTGGAACGTCGTCGAAGACTTCCCCGAACAACTCTTACAGCTGAGAGGAATGGAAGTCCTCTCTTTGCACAACAATCGTCTGAAATTTCTCCCGCCGGGAATCGTTGGCCTACAGCGGTTGAAGAAGCTATGGATCAGCAGCAACCGTCTGACGACAGTTCCGTCAGGGGTGTGCGAGCTGCCCGAGCTCGCCAGTCTCCATCTCTATGACAACCAGCTCATCTCGTTCCCACCTGGGTTCGAGAACGTGTCTAGTCTGCCTGACTTACAGATCTATCCACAGAGAAGCATCATATTTggatag